TTGGGTACAGTGGACCAATCATCAGGTAGTAAAAAATTGAAGATTAGAGTTTGAAAATGTTGAATCTTTCCAAGTGAATGCAATGGTCTAAAAAAAATTGCTATGAAATTTAATGGGATCCGCAGAGACAATGTCTTCATCGGATTCCACAATATCGTTAGGCGGTGGTTAGGCATTTTATAGAGGATTATTGTTTAGGCGGTTTTTTGGAACTTGTAGACCGAAACTATCGAAAATCATCGGTTCCAAAAATCATTTCGCTCATATACCCGATTTGCCGACTAGGCGAGCGCTTAGGCGCCACTTAGACCGATTTTTGGAGCTTTTAGGTGTTTAGGCAGATGCCCATACCCATTTTTTGAGTGCTTAGACCGATATCTTTGAAAATCAGTGTAGAAAAATGGTTTGTTTAGGTCTAATTTGCCGAGTAGGCGGACCGTCTAGACCatatgtaatattagtttcgtctTAGCAGTCACTCTGAACCGGGGACCTGACACAGTGGGGGTTCTTTGCAGTTGAGCTAACGATGGTATTATATGTTTCTTTCAGGTTTCCAGATGATGAGTTTGATAGGTTTTGGGAGCCCTACTCACTGAACTCGACAGTACCAAACAACAGGAAGCTAGAGGTTTCTGGTTTCTGGAACCTCCCGCCTTCGAGGATATTCAACACGGATCTAAGAGCTACTCAGGTTCAGCCTCTGGAGTTCACGTGGCCTCCAATGCCGTTGAAAAACTCTGTTTATTATATCGCGCTGTACTTCGCTCATGACTCTGATTCGTTGGACGGTGGTGGATCCAGAGTGTTTGATGTTTCTGTGAACGGCGTAACGTATTATAAAGAGCTCTCTGTTGCTCCGGCTGGTGCGGTTATATTCGCGAGCAGGTGGCCTCTTGAAGGTCAAACGACGTTAAAGTTGAGTCCTAGAAGTGGCTCAACGCTTCCCCCTCTTATCAATGGTGGTGAGATGTTTGAGTTGATAGCTCGTGGAGGGAGAACTCTTGTTCGAGATGGTATGACTGTTAACAACAACTTTCAATGGTTGAGAGAATGTTTGTATGCTGACTTTTTGTTTCTTCGTCCTTGTGCAGCGACTGCTCTTAATGCTATTAAAAGAAGTTTCGAGAACGTACCGGTTGATTGGAGTGGAGATCCTTGTATGCCTAAAAACTACTCGTGGACTGGAGTTACCTGCTCTGAAGGTCCCCGAATACGCATAGTAGCTTTGTGAGTTTGAGCTCTACCAAATTTGcgtcgtctgtttttgtttctgtttctgtttctgtttttgtttttgtttttctttaaagctgatttattatgatattacgaTTTGCTTTGTCTGTGTTAGTCTGAGATGAGATTTACTGAAAGTTTTTCTAATCCGTTGTTGTTCCCAGGAACTTAACGAATATGGGACTTTCAGGTTCGCTAGCACCTGAAGTTGCAAGATTAACAGCATTGTCCTCCATGTAAGTATCTTGACCAGTGAACAGTTAGTTATATGCCTCAACTTCGAAAACATTTGATTGATATTCATTTGAGTGTTTCAAACAGTTGGCTGGGAAACAATTCTCTCTCGGGAAGTATACCCGACTTCGGCTCACTCAAACTGCTGGAATCAGTGTAAGCAGATAGTTCTTACATTTCACTAGTTGTGCTCCACATTTGCTTAGGCAGTTAATGGAACAGAGCAGAGACTCATAAGCTAATCTCATCTCTTTTCCCTTGTAGGCACTTGGAAGACAACCGTTTCAGTGGACCTTTTCCTTCATTTTTCGGTGGAGTGCCACGCTTGCGAGAGCTGTAAGTTTTCTTTTCTCATATTACCATTATTTGTTTGGATGCTTCTCTAGAATAAGATGCATATTGTCTGCTCAAGATTCTTGCCTTGTGGGTGGAAAAGACATGACACCCTTATAATCATCATGTATAATAACAGTTAGCCCTTACTCTTTTGTCTTTTAGCTTTACTTTATAAGACTCAAAAGGCCATAGTAAACAATGCATTACATTATACCCAACCATAAGTCTAATCATGTTTCCTCTATAAACTAAGTTCCATAAAACTTGAACTATATGTCTCCATATATTTGTTAGGGGGTGAGTTTCTGACTTAGTTATGTGTGGTATATTAGGTTCTTGCAAAACAATAACCTAACAGGCCAAGTTCCAAGCAATCTTCTTCAGAAGCCAGGACTTGAGCTACGGTAAGCAgctacaaaattacaaaaagtgGTTTTCACCATACACTTTGAAATAGCTAATACAAATACTCTCTGATGCTTTAATGCTTCAGGATTTCTGGTAATCCCTTTCTGACTCAACCGCCACGTTGATTCAGccttttgaagaagaagacgacaaTGATTCGAGTTTGTGTTAGAGCTTGTGTGTAAATTAGAAGGCCTCACGTGTACAACCTACGTATCTTAATGCTTCATTCTTTTAACAACATTGGGGGAGGAGGGGACAAGGGAATACTGATTGCATATGTTGTGTAATGAAAAAAGAATACATCATTGTTGTATTATGAATGTGATAAACCGGAGTTTTTGTGGTAACCGGTTCCATTGAGGTCAGTGATGATTCTCAACTAAATCCATTCTCACCTGGAATCAATGATCAAATATCTATCAGTATATGCTTAAATAAGATGTCACAAGAGTACAAAAGAAATGTGAATAACGAGAGCTGTAGTCTGCAAACAATGGAGCCCAATTCCAAAA
This region of Brassica napus cultivar Da-Ae chromosome C5, Da-Ae, whole genome shotgun sequence genomic DNA includes:
- the LOC106397068 gene encoding leucine-rich repeat receptor-like serine/threonine-protein kinase At2g14510: MSHLRLILLAVLSLVSSTLSQPSPPSAILIDCGASAATVITGRRWQPDGDFISAGTSKNVSDQVLDQVLSTVRSFPLTRRRKFCYVVAVSRGWKYTIRTTYFYGGVNGKANPPPVFDQIVDGTLWGVVNTTADYADGLASYYEGVFLAQGKSLSVCVASNSYTASDPFISALEVVRLDGTVYNSTEFGGFGLSLVARHAFGYSGPIIRFPDDEFDRFWEPYSLNSTVPNNRKLEVSGFWNLPPSRIFNTDLRATQVQPLEFTWPPMPLKNSVYYIALYFAHDSDSLDGGGSRVFDVSVNGVTYYKELSVAPAGAVIFASRWPLEGQTTLKLSPRSGSTLPPLINGGEMFELIARGGRTLVRDATALNAIKRSFENVPVDWSGDPCMPKNYSWTGVTCSEGPRIRIVALNLTNMGLSGSLAPEVARLTALSSIWLGNNSLSGSIPDFGSLKLLESVHLEDNRFSGPFPSFFGGVPRLRELFLQNNNLTGQVPSNLLQKPGLELRISGNPFLTQPPR